Sequence from the Meleagris gallopavo isolate NT-WF06-2002-E0010 breed Aviagen turkey brand Nicholas breeding stock chromosome 15, Turkey_5.1, whole genome shotgun sequence genome:
GTGGAACATGCCTGCATGGACtgctcagaaatgcagaaaagcacAAATGACAGGAGTAAGGCCCTTCAGACCGATTCCCAGCTGAAAGACTTGCAAAAGGTTTAAAACTTAGAAAGGTTCACGCAAGCAGCCCATTTCCCTGAGAGAGACTAAAGCAGCTTTCTGCACAGTCTGATGGATAGCAGAGTTAAATTCTTTTGGCAGGATAAGATGCAAGTTGGATGCAGATGTCTAATTATTTTCcccaaataaacaaatgaaagacGATTTAAAATTTGAAACGTGAACTGTCAGCACTCACAGAGAGGAAAGGCAGAACTCAACCAGCTTACAGAGTCCCTTGCTTAAAGCTCTCCAAAACATCAAGGATATCCCaaccttttattattttgctctCATTTCCTTTGTGAAAGAAGGAAGGCTAAGAATTATATCATCACTGGTATATCTTCTCTTCCTGTAGGTATCAGCTTGCATTTCCACACTATTAAATTCTagctgttttattcttttaattcaCAGCTGAGCCTTGTAACAGAACGAATGTCTCAGGAACCAGTTACATTTTGTAGTTGATTTTAtataaaacagaacagtgatTTATACCAAAACATCTTGTAGTTTACATCCCCTATTTCATAAGGCTGTAGTAGTTCTATAACATCTCAAACACAGCTTTAAGTCAGCCAAAGCACGtcagtggaaaggaagaaaaaactgctGGCCCCCCTTACCTGCTCAACTAAGAGATGTTGTTGTCTCTGCTCCATTAggaactgctgcttctgttgcTCCATGAGCAAGTGCTTTTgttgctgctctctctgtttctgctgGTCCATCAGCATTTGGTGCTGCTTCAtcactgctgcttgctgctgattGCTAAGATACGACTGGTTGCTGTGGTTCCCTGCCATGGTGACATTGGGAGCCTGGGCACCAACACCAGCACCCGGGACAGAAACGGGAACACGAGGAACATTAGGAGATGTGGTTTGATCCTGCAGAACGTAAAAACAATGATGTGAGTCACAGAAGGAGGTTACCCCTCTAGAACTTAAAGACTTTGTACAGTCACACAGACAAGGAAAGACGTTTTCATAATGATGACCACAAGTTCAATTGTCTCTTGTAAAGGATACAGgatttttataaataaagacATAGAAATGAGGAGTTGGAGTTAACGTCAAAAGCTCCAGCAGATTCAGGAACAGAGTTTTTAACTCAAGCCTCAAAGTACTTCCCAAACTCCAGCTCAGAAAGGGGAACGCAGCTTTGTGTGCTTCTGCTCAGCCAGGGGAATGCTGCCATTACAAACACTTCAAATGCACCAACTGCAGTTACCTTTGGTTGCAGCTTTCCAACTAGCTTTGAAATTTCATCATATAGTTATATCCTGCCTCTTCTGTCAACACTTAATTCTGAAAGTTTACACCTCCCCTCCTaatgttgacttttttttagtATCAGAGTTTTATTATTCACAGGTGAGGGGGAAGAAACATCACTGACCAAAATGAAGAGTCCTAACGTTTGGCCACCAATCCAGCCTTCATCATATTATACAGGAAAAACACTACTATGGATAACTGGttgtattcattttttcttaagtctgcttttttctttctgttttggagACAGGAACTCAGGAAAAGCCATCAAGTCAAAGTAATATGGAACAATTATCCATCAAGACCTGATACCGATCTCTTTGTACATGAGAATCCATTTGGAATTTGACATTTGTTGTCATTTCTAAGCACAGTTCAGCCTCATTTCAAATTATGCAAAcgtatttattttcacattcagAATTCAGCTAATGGTCTGGGCTGTTGGTTCTCACTTGCTGCAGTTTTGTCAGAAATCATGAGCCAAATATAGGTAATGCTGTGCTAAGTTGTTCTGTAAGCAAGCTTCTTAGAAATTCTCCAGAAGTATTCATTAggatttctgttatttcaatGCAAGCATGACAGCACAGACACAAGGTCACCTTCAAGTTTTTCAGCAAGAGATAGATGTGCCACACACAATCATCTTCACCCTTCCCCTCCTTCTTTCTTCACCAAAAATATCATTAGATCGTTACTTCCGCTAGCTTTTAAAGAGATTAATTTTCCTTGTGCCTTATGAAGCATGTATTATtgatctcatttttatttttacatcacTGTGGTCTTTACCACAGACTAATCAGGCCTTTATGCcatgtattttgtgttttcctttactGAAGGAACACACTACAAGAGCTGGAGCTCCGATGGCTTTCGCACTTTTAATCCTTCTAACAAAGACCTTTTTTGACAGCAAGTCTTCCAATATGTGCATCGTGGGGATTCAGTAGCACGTGCCTACAAGTCTGTTCTTCCCCACCTGCTATATACATTTCTACCTGCAGCATATCTGTAATATCAGCTATACGTTGTTATCTTCATATTGCAAATTTATTACACCTCATAAGGCAAAGAAGCACAACGTGGAGTTCTCCTTTATAGGAAAACCTGAAGCACAATGCTTCAAGCAGACAAATATTACCTATTAAAGATACATTCCCATTCCCACAGACTTAACCAGAAACAAATtcttagatttaaaaaatgccAAGTAACACCCAAGTAACCAAGAACGCAGCCCTCACTCCCATCTCTCTCCAAAAAGCAGCAACTGAAGGCGTATCTGTTTATAGTGAGCCAACTCCTACAGAAGACAGGGACGAAGGAGAAAGTAAAGAAAGCAAATCTTCTGCTAGAACACTGTTTaacactgcagttctgtgagcTATTTCAGGCAAAAGTTCACAAAGCATCTATTTATCTTTGTAAGTAGAACCTTCTGTGAAGTGTGACATAATTTGTTGCCCATGAAGTGTATTAAGCTGCAAACCACACGTTACCAACGTGACCTAGAACTGCATATTAAAAACTTTCCTCGGTGGAAAATACAGTGCTTGACTTTTGCTTCAGCACAGTGTGTACTACCATCTTCTTTAGGAACACGCAGCAGCTGATCTGAAACACCATCAAGTAACCCATACTCCAATCTAACCTACCCAACATCCTCTTTCAAAACCTTAAATCTGTTACTAAACAAAAGTAACAAAGATCAGAACACGTACCTGACTGTGCGGCAGTCGGTAGGTAATGTTTCCAGACTTGGGTTTCAACAGGATCATTCCATTTTGGTCATCACTCACGTGGGacagtggctgctgctggcgCTGCTGTATGTAAGCCAACATGGGAGTCTTGTTCTGACCAGGTACTGCAACGCCCTGTTCACATTCTGCTTTGTAATGTGAAAGAGGTTTGGTGTTCCCATAGTCTAGCACTGAGCCTTGACTATTCACAGGGTTCTGGTTCATGCTGTTTTGCTGATGACCCAGTATGTTCACATGGTAGTTGCCTCCAGCTCTCGGAGAGCTTTTATTTCCCATATTAGGCATCATGAGCTTCTGATTGTTAAAGTCCGGCTGGTAAACTGAAGGGCTGGTGGGATTTTCCATGGTATATGGAACAGCCAGTGGGCTGTGAGAAGGCCCAGACTGCCAGGTAGACATCTGATTGGTTTGGTGGACTTGGGAAGCCTGCTGCTGGTTCTGCAGCATCTGGTCTCTCTTCTGCTTGGCAGCAATCTGCTGGAGTTGATGAGCAGAGGACATTTCTTTGGCACTTCCTGCCCCCTTCCCAGGTAAAAGCACATTGGGGAGAGGTCTCTGGACGTTCTGAGAGTGGTTTGATGCCTGCATCATGGGCTGATTAGCATTTTCAGTCATTGACTGACTAGAAGGCTGAAACATAGCCTGAGAACTACCGACCACCGGAGACGCGGCACTTACAGGAACAGAGGCAGCACCGATAAATGCTGAACCTGAAGAAGTAGATCTAACCTGCGGAGATCCCATCTGCTCCTGTTCAAAGGGTGCAGGGGAAAATTCAGTCTTTATGTTAATATCTTGCGGCAATGGAGTCTGTGCAGCTGAATTTGAAGAATCCgcatcttttttctcttcaaagtcTTCATTAAAGAGATCCTTCATGTCTTCATCGGGCACTGACCTATTAAGCTCCTCAATAAGCTCCTTCCATTCTTGCTCGTTAAGATTAAGATCAGGCATCAAGTTGTTCTGAGATATAGAACCCCCTGCTCCAGCAATCATACACGGAAGATCATCTACAGGCTCCTGTTTCAGCTCTTTGTTCAAACTCAGAGGAAATGAATCATCAGCATCACCACCTCCATTCAGTTGCAGGCTGGAATCTGGAAGACACTTCTTGCTGATGCCATCGAGTCCCATCGGATGTTTTCCATTAAGCTGCAAGGTATCTCCACTGGCAGATTTCTTGTCAAGATGATGGAGTGGAGACACAGGGGGCATTCCATTGGAAGAACCACTCACTCCACCAAGACCATCATCACGACGCAGCTtcttggaaatggaaaatacatCACCAAAGCCATTCTGCTGGTCTCCATTCTGAGGGGAAGCAGCACTATCAAGCTTTCTTTTCACAGTCTCATGgagctgctgaaaaaaagaaagaaagaaagaaagaaagattttagtTATTTAGTTTCACATCTCAGATTATTTCTTACAAAAACACTGTCTAGCTCTGAAtatgggggagaaaaaaaaaggaataaaacattttaggGGGAAAAGAAGGGCTGGGTCTTTGTTTTTTACAAATCATGAGATGACTTCCTTGCTAAAATCTTCCAAATCAATCATCTCTTGTAATCTTGTAAAGGATACAGGATTCTTATAAATAAAGAGACAGAAATGAGGAGTTGGAGTTAACATTAGAAGCTCCAGCAGATTCAGGAACAGAGTTTTTAACTCTGTAAAGTAAACCTTCCAAACCAGATGCTAAATCGAACAAATTCCTGttcaaaatgtaaaaacagGGAAGAACAATAAGATTCAAATTGAGATTAACAACCTGTATTTATTTGGTCTATGTACACATTGTATAATTCTCCAGCAAGACTGCTTTGTAAAGGAGTCTCACATTAAGagattaaggagaaaaaaaaaaaagaggaccATTTATCCTGTGATTTTAATTACTGGAGGATAAACAGGTATGTAATTTTTGTACACAATCACATTTTTGGCATTAAGCAAAACCAGTTTGTCACCAAGTGACCACAGCTCCATTCATACGTAACTGCAATTAGAAGCTCAGTCAATTCTGCCACACAAAGtttattcctttcctcttttctcccgAAGCATTTGCCCCCTGCTACTCTGCTCTATGGCCCCCAGAGCACAAACCAGCTCAACAGTTGGCTAATCTACAACCAGTGAATACgcattctttttcttgcagtgcCACCTAGAAGCAACCAGAGGGTACAGCAACAGCACCTCGGTTCCACAAAGCCGAGTGTGGGTCCCCCAGTTCAACTTCTCCTCTGGCAGCACTCTTTCaaattttaacttcttttcaGTGACCTcaaaaatagcagaaaacagaacacatGCACACATCAAAGATGACAACGAATTATTCCCCCCTCAGGTAAATCTGCCAAACAGCTGGGCTTTGCTGTACTGGGATCACTACACCAAGACAGACAAACCTGCAGGGCAGCGACAGCTCAGAGCTGCACGTCTGAAGAGGGAACCCTTTTCCCCTGACCTGGAAAAGATGCCTTTGTGTGTCCCAGCAGGACACATGAGGAGAATCCCCACAAAAAGCCACTCGTCTCAAGTGTGGTTCACTGAACAATAGCTCTCTCAGATGGCAGAAAAGCAGCTCATTAAACAAACCTCAAAACAAGCACACTTACTTTAATACGCAGTCTCCAGAATGCAGTCCACTAACCCTTGGGGAAAAAACGTTTCATCCAAGAACAAACAGGGGAAACTTCAAGATCTCGGCACTGAAGCAAAAGGTTGTGTGTAGAGCCAGCATAAATTATCAAGAATGTTACGGCACTTGCCTGGGCAACAGCATTCTTTTGATTTAAGGATAGAAGGACTGGATCACAGTGGTTGCTTTCTCGTTAACCGTCCACAGCTAGCTCATCTTTGGAAACAAACACTGCTTCATGCTTGCATAGGTAACACCAACATCTCATTTTTACAAGAGGGATGGACTGCAGTTTCCAGGAGACCAAGATCTTTCTGCTGCCTcatggaaacagcagcaaagtaaTGAGATGAGCAGCAGAGCTCCTAAGAGGAGGGACACATTTGGAACTTCACTAAATCTCAACATCCCATCTACAGTTTCAGTAGCAGACccagagcaattttttttcaattactaACTTAAGAGAATAAAGGAAATCTGATTTTtcataaaaactgaaaacaacagaaagtgAGGAAGCTTCAATTCAACCCCAACATTTGGCTTCTGGCAAGTTTCCTGTTGTTTACTTAATACTCCAACTGGGAAAACTGAAGCTCAAGGTAGATGAGTAACTTGCCTGAGGTCATATGGTGAGTCAATCAAAGATTGGGATGGATCCTCCTTAACTCCAAATCATTAAGGAAAAAGACTCTCCAAAAAATAACATACAAGTACTAATTTAGTTTTGTACACTAAATGTATTCTTCTCGTGGTTGAAGCGAATTTCTGTATTAAAACAGAACCAAGGCCCAGCAGAACCACTGTTGCAACCATAActcctgcaggcactgcaggcaGCTTAGGGCTCGGGTAGCACCACAGTCCTCTGTGGGCTGCAAAACTCACTTAGGTTGATGGAGAGGTATTCCTGAAGTTGGTTTGTGCTGAGGTCTTTGCTGCTGTACTGCACCACTTGCAATATATGCAAGATTAAATCATTTGTGCTTCTAAACTAAATTTACTGAAGTCTAGATGT
This genomic interval carries:
- the MAML1 gene encoding mastermind-like protein 1, which translates into the protein SGEQHGRGSTLIAQLHETVKRKLDSAASPQNGDQQNGFGDVFSISKKLRRDDGLGGVSGSSNGMPPVSPLHHLDKKSASGDTLQLNGKHPMGLDGISKKCLPDSSLQLNGGGDADDSFPLSLNKELKQEPVDDLPCMIAGAGGSISQNNLMPDLNLNEQEWKELIEELNRSVPDEDMKDLFNEDFEEKKDADSSNSAAQTPLPQDINIKTEFSPAPFEQEQMGSPQVRSTSSGSAFIGAASVPVSAASPVVGSSQAMFQPSSQSMTENANQPMMQASNHSQNVQRPLPNVLLPGKGAGSAKEMSSAHQLQQIAAKQKRDQMLQNQQQASQVHQTNQMSTWQSGPSHSPLAVPYTMENPTSPSVYQPDFNNQKLMMPNMGNKSSPRAGGNYHVNILGHQQNSMNQNPVNSQGSVLDYGNTKPLSHYKAECEQGVAVPGQNKTPMLAYIQQRQQQPLSHVSDDQNGMILLKPKSGNITYRLPHSQDQTTSPNVPRVPVSVPGAGVGAQAPNVTMAGNHSNQSYLSNQQQAAVMKQHQMLMDQQKQREQQQKHLLMEQQKQQFLMEQRQQHLLVEQEKQRQQQEQQLQRHLTRPPPQYQDQQQNPYQQQVGQFTGSSSAMPGVSNLGQSSSSSPRMFPQAQNMIQMGPGHSSVAPLQSGSSQQDRGVTQYANMQNIQRGGLYSIPSGMVPQHAAQSANGQPPMQRQGSLGQGAAVPAGYGQNTLANSSISQQHNKGALNPTLSKPQMARVPAAMGAQNPSWQHQGIPNINNQTQGNSGLGPFSASSSFHMQQTHLKMANQQFAQGMPQVSLSTSRPMTSMNAAVSGQMLSSSLGTQQRTNPPTQQQVPSQQVLPGINQTVPDLNAFNQNPNQQMPNRGNMHCSQGYPVRTSSQELPFAYGSQSGNNGLQNLTGDTDLIDSLLKNRTSEEWMNDLDELLGTH